A stretch of the Saccharolobus caldissimus genome encodes the following:
- a CDS encoding thiamine pyrophosphate-requiring protein produces MYGGKAILSLLKENGVDKIFIVSGTDYPSFIEAKVEDPNLPDLEVVPHEITAISAAIGYSLGGKIGVVAVHTTPGTANALGGIMSSFTSRIPLLVIAGRSPYTERGSNASRNLRIHWTQEVRDQGELVRQYVKYDFEIRRADQIPATIARAFQIMLSEPRGPVYIILPREVSVEEVSNLKRIPMDYYEPAPPLEKLTKAREMLEKADRPVIITWRAGRRRSWFDALRNFADRYNIPVLNYAGEVLNYPSNGNMALDRFDLRSADMLLVVEAEVPYFPKRVDLDVPVIKVDVEPSYSYIPYYGFRCDLCIQSTPDNFFNSISIRPKDGSEVKELRAKQIEEKRAEVKRLMDRRPIHPKYLSYEVGKIASSYNLTIFNEYQFNPRYAELNEFGSYYSDLSIGYLGFALGASVGYRIATGRDVIVTTGDGSFIFGVPEAFYYIAHKYPVMVVIYDNGGWLASAEAVDEVFPEGLAKVKKYYPGAEFSRFEIGKTVEAFHGYYELVEDPHEVEPALIRGLEKVRKENRIAVIQVIVDKVR; encoded by the coding sequence ATGTATGGTGGGAAGGCTATTTTAAGTCTTCTTAAAGAGAATGGTGTTGACAAGATATTTATTGTCTCTGGTACTGATTATCCTTCCTTTATAGAGGCTAAGGTTGAGGACCCTAACCTTCCAGATCTTGAGGTAGTCCCTCATGAGATTACTGCAATTTCAGCTGCTATTGGTTATTCGTTAGGCGGTAAGATAGGTGTTGTTGCTGTTCACACTACACCTGGTACTGCTAATGCCTTAGGTGGTATTATGAGTTCTTTTACCTCAAGGATTCCCCTTTTGGTTATTGCTGGTAGGAGTCCTTATACTGAGAGGGGTAGTAATGCTAGTAGAAACCTCAGGATTCATTGGACTCAAGAGGTTAGAGATCAAGGTGAATTAGTTAGACAGTATGTTAAGTATGATTTTGAAATAAGGAGAGCTGATCAAATTCCGGCTACTATTGCTAGGGCCTTTCAGATTATGTTAAGTGAGCCTAGGGGGCCTGTTTACATTATTTTGCCTAGAGAAGTTAGTGTTGAGGAGGTTAGTAATTTGAAGAGAATTCCCATGGATTATTATGAGCCTGCTCCTCCATTGGAGAAGCTAACTAAGGCTAGGGAGATGCTTGAGAAGGCCGATAGGCCAGTTATTATTACTTGGAGGGCTGGTAGGAGAAGGAGTTGGTTCGACGCTTTACGTAATTTTGCTGATAGGTATAATATACCAGTTTTGAATTATGCGGGTGAGGTTTTGAATTATCCTTCTAATGGTAATATGGCTTTAGATAGGTTTGATTTGAGGAGTGCAGATATGTTGTTAGTTGTTGAGGCTGAGGTTCCGTATTTTCCTAAGAGGGTTGATTTGGACGTTCCAGTTATTAAGGTTGATGTTGAACCTTCCTATTCTTATATACCTTATTATGGTTTTAGATGTGATTTGTGTATTCAGTCCACTCCAGATAATTTCTTTAATAGTATTTCCATAAGGCCTAAGGATGGAAGTGAGGTTAAGGAGTTGAGAGCTAAGCAGATTGAGGAGAAGAGGGCTGAGGTTAAGAGGTTAATGGATAGGAGGCCTATTCATCCTAAGTATTTGTCTTATGAGGTTGGTAAGATTGCCTCCTCTTATAATTTAACTATTTTTAATGAATATCAGTTTAATCCTAGGTATGCTGAGTTAAATGAGTTTGGTTCTTACTATTCCGATTTATCTATAGGTTATCTTGGTTTCGCTCTTGGAGCTTCGGTTGGGTATAGGATTGCTACTGGGAGGGATGTTATTGTAACTACCGGGGATGGCTCTTTTATTTTCGGCGTTCCTGAAGCTTTTTATTATATTGCTCATAAGTACCCAGTTATGGTTGTAATTTATGATAATGGTGGTTGGCTTGCCTCTGCGGAAGCTGTTGATGAGGTATTTCCAGAGGGATTGGCTAAGGTTAAGAAGTATTATCCTGGAGCTGAGTTTTCAAGGTTTGAGATAGGTAAGACTGTTGAGGCATTTCATGGATATTATGAGTTAGTTGAGGATCCTCATGAGGTGGAGCCTGCGTTGATAAGAGGTTTAGAGAAAGTGAGAAAGGAAAATAGGATAGCGGTAATTCAAGTAATAGTAGATAAGGTGAGGTAA